The sequence gatagtaacagactcacctgtacattctctgatagtaacagactcacctgtacattctctgatagtaacagactcacctgtacattctctgatagtaacagactcacctgtacattctctgattctaacagactcacctgtacattctctgattccaacagactcacctgtacattctctgtttccaacagactcacctgtacattctctgtttCCAACAGACTCAtctgtacattctctgattccaacagactcacctgtacattctctgatagTAACAgcctcacctgtacattctctgattccaacagactcacctgtacattctctgattccaacagactcacctgtacattctctgattccaacactcacctgtacattctctgtttccaacagactcacctgtacattctctgatagtaacagactcacctgtacattctctgattcccacagactcacctgtacattctctgattccaacagactcacctgtacattctctgattccaacagactcacctgtacattctctgattccaacagactcacctgtatattctctgattccaacagactcacctgtatattctctgattccaacagactcacctgtacattctctgattccaacagactcacctgtacattctctgattccaacagactcacctgtatattctctgattccaacagactcacctgtacattctctaattctaacagactcacctgtacattctctgtttccaacagactcacctgtacattctctgattccaacagactcacctgtacattctctgattccaacagactcacctgtacattatctgattccaacagactcacctgtacattctctgattccaacagactcacctgtacattctctgtttccaacagactcacctgtacattctctgtttCCAACAGACTCAtctgtacattctctgattccaacagactcacctgtacattctctgatagtaacagactcacctgtacattctctgatagtaacagactcacctgtacattctctgatagtaacagactcacctgtacattctctgatagtaacagactcacctgtacattctctgattctaacagactcacctgtacattctctgattccaacagactcacctgtacattctctgtttccaacagactcacctgtacattctctgtttCCAACAGACTCAtctgtacattctctgattccaacagactcacctgtacattctctgattccaacagactcacctgtatattctctgattccaacagactcacctgtatattctctgattccaacagactcacctgtacattctctgattccaacagactcacctgtacattctctgattccaacagactcacctgtatattctctgattccaacagactcacctgtacattctctaattctaacagactcacctgtacattctctgtttccaacagactcacctgtacattctctgattccaacagactcacctgtacattctctgattccaacagactcacctgtacattatctgattccaacagactcacctgtacattctctgattccaacagactcacctgtacattctctgtttccaacagactcacctgtacattctctgtttCCAACAGACTCAtctgtacattctctgattccaacagactcacctgtacattctctgatagtaacagactcacctgtacattctctgatagtaacagactcacctgtacattctctgatagtaacagactcacctgtacattctctgatagtaacagactcacctgtacattctctgattctaacagactcacctgtacattctctgattccaacagactcacctgtacattctctgtttccaacagactcacctgtacattctctgtttCCAACAGACTCAtctgtacattctctgattccaacagactcacctgtacattctctgattccaacagactcacctgtacattctctgatagtaacagactcacctgtacattctctgattccaacagactcacctgtacattctctgtttccaacagactcacctgtacattctctgtttCCAACAGACTCAtctgtacattctctgattccaacagactcacctgtacattctctgatagTAACAgatcacctgtacattctctgattcccacagactcacctgtacattctctgtttccaacagactcacctgtacattctctgatagtaacagactcacctgtacattctctgatagtaacagactcacctgtacattctctgatagtaacagactcacctgtacattctctgatagtaacagactcacctgtataTTCTCTGATagtaacagactcacctgtacattctctgatagtaacagactcacctgtacattctctgatagtaacagactcacctgtacattctctgatagtaacagactcacctgtacattctctgatagtaacagactcacctgtacattctctgatagtaacagactcacctgtacattctctgatagtaacagactcacctgtacattctctgattctaacagactcacctgtacattctctgattccaacagactcacctgtacattctctgtttccaacagactcacctgtacattctctgtttCCAACAGACTCAtctgtacattctctgattccaacagactcacctgtacattctctgatagtaacagactcacctgtacattctctgattccaacagactcacctgtacattatctgattccaacagactcacctgtacattctctgattccaacagactcacctgtacattctctgtttccaacagactcacctgtacattctctgtttCCAACAGACTCAtctgtacattctctgattccaacagactcacctgtacattctctgatagtaacagactcacctgtacattctctgtttccaacagactcacctgtacattctctgatagtaacagactcacctgtacattctctgtttccaacagactcacctgtacattctctgatagtaacagactcacctgtacattctctgatagtaacagactcacctgtataTTCTCTGATagtaacagactcacctgtacattctctgattccagcagactcacctgtacattctctgattctaacagactcacctgtacattctctgattccaacagactcacctgtacattctctgtttCCAACAGACTCAtctgtacattctctgattccaacagactcacctgtacattctctgatagtaacagactcacctgtacattctctgattccaacagactcacctgtacattctctgtttccaacagactcacctgtacattctctgtttCCAACAGACTCAtctgtacattctctgattctaacagactcacctgtacattctctgtttccaacagactcacctgtacattctctgattccaacagactcacctgtacattctctgattcccacagactcacctgtacattctctgtttccaacagactcacctgtacattctctgattccaacagactcacctgtacattctctgattccaacagactcacctgtacattctctgtttccaaaagactcacctgtacattatctgattccaacagactcacctgtacattctctgattccaacagactcacctgtacattctctgattccaacagactcacctgtacattctctgattccaacagactcacctgtacattctctgtttccaacaaactcacctgtacattctctgattccaacagactcacctgtccattctctgattccaacagactcacctgtccattctctgattccaacagactcacctgtacattctctgattccaacagactcacctgtacattctctgattccaacactcacctgtacattctctgtttccaacagactcacctgtacattctctgattccaacagactcacctgtacattctctgattccaacagactcacctgtacattctctgtttccaacaaactcacctgtacattctctgattccaacagactcacctgtccattctctgattccaacagactcacctgtccattctctgattccaacagactcacctgtacattctctgattccaacagactcacctgtacattctctgtttccaacaaactcacctgtacattctctgattccaacagactcacctgtacattctctgtttccaacagactcacctgtacattctctaattctaacagactcacctgtacattctctgtttccaacagactcacctgtacattctctgtttccaacagactcacctgtacattctctgattccaacagactcacctgtacattctctgtttccaacagactcacctgtacattctctgatgtGTCTCTTGTGTCAGAGGTGGATTTGGAGGCCTTCTTCCTGGTTTACACATTAATTAATACATTTATTATTGAACGAATCAATGAACAAAGTAAGTTAATAAAAAAGAGTTGGAATGAAATAATCTTTAACATAATCTCTCACCTGAACCACAtgagtccagagagacagaggatgagaaCCAGAACCACTGTGATTCCTCCAGCTGCAGTCAGGACTGAGGTTGGTTTCACTATAATAAAATAGGGATGATATGGGAACAATATTTGTTAACTGATCTAATCTGAATGTATATATAATTATAACACAAAGTATGATAAGCCAAAGTACAACTATTAATATTAGCTTGAAACATAATTTTGTGTAGAAATATATAAGCTGAAACTTCACCTGGTATCATCAGAGCTGTAGAGTTCCTAGATCCTCTTCTATTCCAGGCCTCACAGTGGTAATGTCCACTGTCCACTGACTTGAAGTTACTGATGTTGTACATCTGTCCACAtccatttagaaaagtctcattTTGAAAGTACCAGGTGTATTTGTCCACAGGTGggttggcatcactgctgcaggtcagagtcactgaactgccctccactatttcaccagagggactgactgacactgagggGTTCTTTGGGCCATCTGGTGGACGATATTTAACAACAGTGTTTTAAATAGTGTTTTACTTGTTATTGAAATATGAATTTAAATGTGATTCTCTGATTAAAGATGAGGTGAACTTACACTGAACGTCCACAAACACAGAAGAAGAGTTGAGTCGTCCATATTTATTCTCAGCCTCACAGTaatattctcctctgtcctcagagCTGATGTTAGTGATGCTGTAACTCTGTCCTGATGCTTTTGGTGAGGTTACGTTCTTCTTGTACCAGGTGTATTTGTCCACAGGTGggttggcatcactgctgcaggtcagagtcactgaactgccctccactatttcaccagagggactgactgacactgagggGTTCTTTGGTTTATCTGATGTAAAGGAGAATTTGTCAGAGGGATATGActagtatatttaccacagtagtatatttaccacagtagtatatttaccacagtagtatatttaccacagtagtatatttaccacagtagtatatttaccacagtagtatatttaccacagtagtatatttaccacagtagtatatttaccacagtagtatatttaacacagtagtatatttaccacagtagtatatttaccacagtagtatatttaacacagtagtatatttaccacagtagtatatttacaaATGACATGTCATGTCAAAAATAAATTATCTGTTTAGTTAGAGAACTATCTAAAACTCTAACTTACACAAAATGTTAACAAATACTCATTTGGAGATGATATGCTTAAGGACTACTTCATTTAATTATAATTGTTTTGCTACCTTCTCATTGAAACACTGAGCAGTACTTTACTCACATTTCACATCCATGTTGATGGTCCCAGACCTGTCTGTCCCCATCTCATTCTGGGACTCACAGTAGTACTCTCCACTGTCAGATGACTGGATGTGactgaagacatgctgtggtcctgtCATACTCTGATAGTCACCTCCATTCTTCTTGTACCAGGTGTAACTCTGGACAGGTGggttggcatcactgctgcaggtcagagtcactgaactgccctccactatttcaccagagggactgactgacactgaggtCTTTGGTTTATCTGATGTAAAATACCAAATGTTTTGTCAAAGTAATATTAatgagtaaaaaaaatatatttttgttctgtaatGATTGATAAAGTAAGAGGTCTCTTTTGCCTGAATACATGATACTTGCTAAGTAGAATACTGTACTATTGTGCTGTactcacacactgcaggagagCTGAGACGGCCTTTTACAGCACAGAAGTAGCTGTCTGCATCCTCACTGCTGATGGAGTACATGGGGGAGGAGACACCTTGTACATTCTGTCCattcttgtaccagatgtaggtggggttgtcagtcaaagtacaggtggtgctacaggtcagtgtctTCTGTCCTTCTGCAGCAGgagtcaccttcacctgcagACCTGAAACAATATGTATAAAACCACATACACCTCTGTGTTAACAGGATGGTTAATATATTTATCCTGTAATTCAATATGATTTACAGTTGTATCATACAGTGTAGTAttacctgtgacagacagagttGTTCCTGGGAAACTATGACCCCATTCAATGTTGTCTGTTTTAAAAGTGAAGCGATACTCAGCTGAGTCGTCCTCTCTCAGATCTGAGATTCTCAGGGTGGAGGGACCTTCGTTTCTCCGTGTCTCTTTGTCAGGGTACTTCACACGACCTGCATATCCTGGGTCTCTGGTTAGGTCCTCAGGGGTCGACTTGTCCCTCCACCTGTCACTCTGTTTAGGACTAAACCAGACTGATGTGGTGGAATAATAACCAACAGTACAGGATatgtccactgttgaccccttcaagacACAGATTCTCCTCTTGGTGTAAGTCACTCTGTAGCATCTCTGACCCTGAACACCTGAAACACAGTGACATATCAAGAGGTCAACTGGATTATATTCTCAGTTCTAGAAATCTAGAAATGCTAACAGTTCtcaaatgacaaagtgaaaccaacacacacacaggttgtacAGTATTGTTAATTAaagaaacactcacacactgcaggagagtggagagccttgtggccttttacagcacaggagtagCTGTCTCCATAGTTACTGGAGACTGAGTCTTTGTACTGGGGGGAGGTGCTCTCATCTAGACGTTGTCCGTTCTtataccagatgtaggtggggttggggttactcagagtacaggtggtgatacaggtaATTGTCACCCTATTTTGCCAGCTTGAATAAGTCACCTTCACCTGCAGAGCTGGAGTAGATCACAGCATTAAACCCTGCATCACCTGTTCTATAGTTTAATCACATGATGCAAGACATTCTCAAACTCATTTCATTCTGAAATCTGTTTCATATATACAAATCCAATTTCTAGACCTAAATGGACAGTAGATATTAATTGAACAGACTAGCAGCATAAAGCATATTACtgtacctgttacagacagagtgactccaggatcTCCATAAAATTTCCCTCTGGTCTGATCTGTTATAAATCTGAACCAATACGtagctgagtctctctctctcaggtctgtgattTTCAGGGTACAGTCTTTCTTCTTATCTCCATGATACTCCAGACGACCTGCATACTCTGGGTCCTGACCTAGATCTTCAGGTTCTACACCAGTCCCCCATTTAGTGAACCAGAGTGTTGTTGTGACTTTACCTctgggatatgtgtaagagcaggacatctccactgttgaccccttcaaggtACAGATACTCTGAGTGGTGTATGTAACACTCCAGCCATCCTGACCCAgtaccactgaaaca is a genomic window of Oncorhynchus masou masou isolate Uvic2021 unplaced genomic scaffold, UVic_Omas_1.1 unplaced_scaffold_2510, whole genome shotgun sequence containing:
- the LOC135533612 gene encoding sialoadhesin-like, yielding MSCSYTYPRGKVTTTLWFTKWGTGVEPEDLGQDPEYAGRLEYHGDKKKDCTLKITDLRERDSATYWFRFITDQTRGKFYGDPGVTLSVTALQVKVTYSSWQNRVTITCITTCTLSNPNPTYIWYKNGQRLDESTSPQYKDSVSSNYGDSYSCAVKGHKALHSPAVCVQGQRCYRVTYTKRRICVLKGSTVDISCTVGYYSTTSVWFSPKQSDRWRDKSTPEDLTRDPGYAGRVKYPDKETRRNEGPSTLRISDLREDDSAEYRFTFKTDNIEWGHSFPGTTLSVTGLQVKVTPAAEGQKTLTCSTTCTLTDNPTYIWYKNGQNVQGVSSPMYSISSEDADSYFCAVKGRLSSPAVYKPKTSVSVSPSGEIVEGSSVTLTCSSDANPPVQSYTWYKKNGGDYQSMTGPQHVFSHIQSSDSGEYYCESQNEMGTDRSGTINMDVKYKPKNPSVSVSPSGEIVEGSSVTLTCSSDANPPVDKYTWYKKNVTSPKASGQSYSITNISSEDRGEYYCEAENKYGRLNSSSVFVDVQYGPKNPSVSVSPSGEIVEGSSVTLTCSSDANPPVDKYTWYFQNETFLNGCGQMYNISNFKSVDSGHYHCEAWNRRGSRNSTALMIPVKPTSVLTAAGGITVVLVLILCLSGLMWFRKKASKSTSDTRDTSENVQGDSSPVYENVSSMSTASTAAQTAATVDQDDVHYARVHFSHSKNQEVPLYSTVQLCKPQKQDVQYDAVKFNLPSAATRPTAAQAAEEDFSENYSRVNKPRRPEHNKP